A genomic segment from Aegilops tauschii subsp. strangulata cultivar AL8/78 chromosome 1, Aet v6.0, whole genome shotgun sequence encodes:
- the LOC120968732 gene encoding putative F-box protein At2g16220 — translation MAMEEEEISGKELLRPDNSLAEEEAAAAASRLTDDLIVEILSRLPFRSVCRFKCVSKPWRDLIAHPAHRKKLPQTLAGVLYTNITGAGGYRYHLAGLSAEADGLDLDPSLTFLPHTEYRDFGLVRACNGLLLCSYEPEEGTVRFIVCNPATQRWTELPPRPRPNTCRYYQQFHLAFDPAVPSHFHVFDFERTDNLSITGVSIYSSRTGAWCQSDTGLVEDVVMVGQSVLVGGMLHVVGNLLVAADSNNWEDQTVLVALDMEGKEWKTISVPRGRDYGIVGWSQGCLHYAAISPAPLTVGVDDDEGSLNMAEEVAIWCLEDYDKQQWALKHSFRIDKVLNLNEVDYRLVGFHPNHDTFFFVSKGIWEGEKASLVSWDMRRRQLSCVLHLEKSSVAPYLPYVPLFSSEPLPDADGH, via the coding sequence atggccatggaggaggaggagatatCTGGGAAGGAGTTGTTGAGGCCGGACAACTCTCttgcggaggaggaggcggcggcggcggccagtcGACTCACCGACGACCTCATCGTAGAGATCCTGTCCCGGCTCCCCTTCAGGTCCGTCTGCCGTTTCAAGTGCGTCTCTAAGCCCTGGCGCGACCTCATcgcccaccccgcccaccgcaaGAAGCTGCCCCAGACCCTCGCCGGCGTCCTCTACACCAACATTACCGGTGCCGGCGGCTATCGCTACCACCTGGCCGGCCTCTCGGCCGAGGCCGACGGTCTTGATCTCGACCCTTCACTCACGTTCCTGCCACATACGGAGTACAGGGACTTCGGGCTGGTGCGCGCCTGCAATGGCCTCCTCCTCTGCTCCTACGAACCGGAGGAGGGAACCGTCCGTTTCATCGTCTGCAATCCCGCCACCCAGAGGTGGACGGAGCTGCCCCCTCGCCCGCGGCCAAACACATGCCGCTATTACCAGCAGTTCCATCTGGCTTTCGACCCAGCAGTCCCATCCCATTTCCACGTTTTTGATTTCGAGCGCACCGACAACTTGAGCATCACAGGAGTGAGCATCTACTCGTCCAGAACCGGGGCCTGGTGCCAGAGTGATACTGGATTGGTTGAGGATGTTGTAATGGTAGGTCAAAGTGTCCTGGTTGGAGGTATGCTGCACGTTGTGGGCAACCTGCTTGTGGCTGCAGACAGCAACAATTGGGAAGACCAGACTGTGTTGGTGGCCTTGGACATGGAGGGCAAGGAGTGGAAGACAATCTCCGTGCCACGCGGCCGGGATTATGGTATAGTTGGGTGGTCACAGGGGTGCCTGCACTATGCTGCTATATCTCCAGCTCCTCTCACTGTCGGTGTTGACGACGATGAGGGTTCACTCAACATGGCTGAAGAGGTAGCTATCTGGTGCCTTGAGGATTATGATAAACAGCAATGGGCCCTGAAGCATAGTTTCAGAATCGATAAGGTGCTGAACCTAAATGAGGTGGACTACCGGCTGGTTGGGTTCCATCCCAATCACGACACCTTCTTCTTTGTCAGCAAGGGTATTTGGGAGGGCGAAAAGGCTTCATTGGTGTCGTGGGACATGCGGCGTCGCCAACTCTCTTGTGTTCTCCATCTCGAGAAAAGCAGTGTAGCGCCGTATCTGCCTTATGTTCCTCTCTTCTCATCGGAGCCACTACCAGATGCAGATGGGCACTAA